The following coding sequences lie in one Thalassoglobus polymorphus genomic window:
- a CDS encoding sugar phosphate isomerase/epimerase family protein: protein MQTALYGSIGWKHPFGIFQVLEWAKEYGWDSVDARGMTIDIPGGPKKQLTAFGYDMLGPRQIRPTAREQLRSRCEELGIPIICLYVPSPVNLRGKLGEDCRRLFKEFVQLAADVGIEWVRAINNTTESYNNEPFTEEEAFARTVDGLKEVGKFAADLGVGILIENNENTTTSCAAELLTMKSEVVDACRMGIAYDGTNAYFQGLKEMEELKKLAGAIDVLHLKNVKRHDDPTFSYLPRGDFSYEWTSLEQGDVRWDKFLKQAVADGFDGPLTFEYVNPFKGMPADYWNILREPEKAAAEEIAYIKKVLNEIAE from the coding sequence ATGCAAACGGCACTTTACGGATCGATTGGCTGGAAGCATCCATTTGGAATTTTTCAGGTTCTGGAGTGGGCAAAAGAATACGGTTGGGACTCAGTCGATGCGCGAGGGATGACCATCGATATCCCGGGCGGTCCGAAGAAACAGCTCACCGCGTTTGGCTACGACATGCTTGGCCCGCGACAAATTCGGCCAACCGCGCGAGAGCAACTTCGAAGTCGCTGCGAGGAACTTGGCATCCCGATCATCTGCTTGTACGTTCCAAGTCCGGTGAACCTGAGAGGAAAGCTTGGAGAGGACTGCCGCAGACTCTTCAAAGAGTTTGTACAACTGGCTGCCGACGTTGGAATCGAGTGGGTCCGCGCGATCAACAACACGACTGAAAGCTACAACAACGAGCCGTTCACGGAAGAAGAAGCGTTTGCTCGAACGGTCGATGGACTCAAAGAAGTCGGCAAGTTTGCAGCGGACCTTGGAGTCGGAATTCTCATTGAAAACAACGAGAACACCACGACATCCTGTGCTGCCGAACTTCTGACCATGAAAAGCGAAGTGGTTGACGCCTGCCGAATGGGGATTGCTTATGATGGAACGAACGCCTACTTCCAGGGGCTTAAGGAAATGGAAGAACTGAAAAAGCTCGCTGGAGCAATAGATGTCCTTCACTTAAAGAATGTGAAGCGGCACGACGATCCAACCTTTTCATATCTTCCTCGCGGAGACTTCAGCTACGAGTGGACGTCACTCGAACAGGGAGATGTTCGGTGGGACAAGTTCCTGAAGCAAGCGGTCGCCGATGGCTTCGATGGCCCGCTGACATTTGAGTACGTTAACCCATTCAAAGGAATGCCGGCGGACTACTGGAATATCCTTCGTGAACCAGAGAAGGCGGCGGCTGAAGAAATTGCGTATATCAAAAAAGTGCTGAATGAAATCGCTGAATAA